A DNA window from Drosophila virilis strain 15010-1051.87 chromosome 4, Dvir_AGI_RSII-ME, whole genome shotgun sequence contains the following coding sequences:
- the Gr39a gene encoding gustatory and pheromone receptor 39a produces the protein MSGSRDLRLFRRVLYWLGMMCAQFDDRDCLLQSTPSSERYALFYMLAILVAALACFAFAYLRPQDLYMGVYNETGNFYETINIRCFCIGLWVVHICLYIRRRRHIELVQNLLQLNRLCPNTANERIFRRNFICYVVLALICLMNYLNGYARADLSKIAALVYIFVYLYSFLVMCLVLAFFVCLQHIVAAGLANYNIQLAESNSVTNRRHLLYQRYRLLDTIAVELFACFGLFMLPIVPLVLFLAPSGPLFLISTVMDGKLVGFFQYAIFCFTASLWNVPWLAMMTFILRSNVITVEANKTAKILAKIPRTGSGLDRMVEKFLLKNLRQQPILTAYGFFALDKSTLFKLFTAIFTYMVILVQFKEMENSTKSLQKS, from the exons ATGTCTGGCAGTCGCGACCTACGTCTTTTTCGTCGTGTCCTATATTGGCTGGGCATGATGTGTGCCCAGTTCGATGATAGAGATTGTCTGCTACAGTCAACACCCAGCAGTGAGCGCTATGCGCTTTTTTATATGCTGGCCATACTGGTCGCAGCACTCGCTTGCTTTGCGTTTGCCTATCTGAGGCCGCAAGATCTGTATATGGGAGTATACAACGAGACGGGCAACTTCTATGAGACAATCAATATACGCTGTTTTTGCATAGGACTCTGGGTAGTTCATATATGCCTCTACATAAGACGTCGACGTCACATAGAATTGGTCCAGAACCTACTCCAGCTGAATCGTTTGTGCCCAAATACAGCTAACGAACGTATCTTTCGACGCAACTTTATATGCTATGTGGTTCTGGCACTGATCTGTCTgatgaattatttaaatggcTATGCAAGGGCGGACTTGTCCAAAATTGCTGCGCTTGTCTATATATTTGTCTATCTGTATAGCTTTCTGGTGATGTGCCTGGTGCTTGCGTTTTTTGTATGCTTGCAACATATTGTGGCAGCCGGCCTAGCAAATTATAACATCCAATTGGCGGAAAGTAACTCTGTGACAAATCGTAGACATTTGCTCTACCAAAGGTATCGCCTACTGGACACGATTGCTGTTGAGCTGTTTGCATGCTTTGGACTCTTTATGCTGCCGATTGTACCACTCGTGTTGTTCTTGGCCCCATCTGGGCCTCTATTTCTGATTAGCACCGTGATGGATGGCAAGCTTGTGGGCTTTTTTCAATATGCCATCTTTTGCTTCACCGCCAGCCTGTGGAATGTCCCCTGGCTAGCTATGATGACATTCATATTGCGCTCCAATGTCATCACAGTTGAA GCCAACAAAACAGCCAAAATACTTGCAAAAATACCTAGGACTGGCTCTGGTCTGGACAGAATG GTCGAAAAGTTTTTGCTTAAAAACCTGCGTCAACAGCCCATACTGACAGCCTATGGTTTTTTCGCACTAGATAAGAGTACGCTATTCAAG CTCTTTACAGCCATATTCACGTATATGGTGATATTGGTACAATTTAAGGAAATGGAGAACTCTACTAAATCATTGCAGAAATCATAA